One genomic segment of Brevinematia bacterium includes these proteins:
- the tyrS gene encoding tyrosine--tRNA ligase produces the protein MDISLIKRGVVEIISEKELVEKIKSKGKLRVKFGADPSAPDLHLGHTVPLRKLRHFQEMGHTVVFIIGDFTAMIGDPSGRSSTRKRLSRSEVMENAKTYQDQVFKILDRSKTEVVYNSEWFDKITFEEVLNLASKYTVARMLERDDFEKRFKGGVPISITEFLYPLMQGYDSVIVRADVEIGGTDQKFNLLVGRELQVEYGQEPQVVITLPLLEGTDGVRKMSKSYGNYIGINDTPSDMFGKIMSIPDSLIFKYFELLTDVPLEEIDFYKKSVEDGANPRDIKAILGRKIVSFFYGESEAEKASREFDRMFKYKEVPEEIEKIELSKGEYSIVDLLVSLKLMSSKSEVRRLIQGGGLYVNNERVQNLDYKL, from the coding sequence TCTGCCCCAGATCTACACCTAGGACATACTGTTCCTCTTAGAAAACTTAGACATTTCCAAGAAATGGGACATACTGTAGTGTTCATAATTGGTGACTTTACCGCTATGATTGGTGATCCTTCTGGTAGAAGTAGCACACGAAAGAGGCTATCACGAAGTGAAGTTATGGAGAATGCTAAAACTTACCAAGATCAGGTTTTCAAGATACTTGATAGGTCTAAAACTGAAGTTGTGTACAATAGCGAATGGTTTGACAAGATAACATTTGAAGAGGTTTTAAACCTTGCTAGTAAGTATACGGTAGCTAGAATGCTTGAAAGGGATGACTTTGAAAAAAGGTTTAAAGGAGGAGTTCCAATATCAATAACAGAGTTTCTTTATCCTCTTATGCAGGGATATGACTCGGTTATAGTTAGGGCGGATGTTGAGATAGGAGGTACCGATCAAAAGTTTAATCTCCTTGTTGGTAGAGAGTTACAAGTAGAATACGGTCAAGAGCCACAAGTTGTTATAACATTACCACTTCTTGAAGGAACTGACGGTGTAAGAAAGATGAGTAAGAGCTATGGAAACTATATAGGAATAAACGATACTCCATCTGATATGTTTGGGAAGATTATGTCTATTCCCGACAGTCTTATATTTAAATACTTTGAGTTGCTCACAGATGTACCTCTAGAGGAGATTGATTTTTACAAAAAAAGTGTTGAGGATGGTGCAAATCCCCGAGACATAAAAGCCATTCTTGGAAGAAAGATTGTTTCGTTTTTCTATGGTGAAAGTGAGGCAGAAAAGGCTAGTAGAGAATTTGATAGAATGTTTAAGTATAAGGAGGTACCTGAAGAGATAGAAAAGATAGAGCTTTCAAAAGGAGAATACAGTATTGTTGATCTGCTCGTGTCATTGAAACTGATGTCTTCCAAAAGTGAGGTAAGAAGATTGATACAGGGAGGAGGATTGTATGTGAACAACGAAAGAGTGCAGAATCTGGATTATAAACTATAG